A single region of the Syngnathoides biaculeatus isolate LvHL_M chromosome 17, ASM1980259v1, whole genome shotgun sequence genome encodes:
- the dusp4 gene encoding dual specificity protein phosphatase 4 — translation MEDVCEMECPVLKRLLKEDDARCLLLDCRSFLAYSSGHIRGAVNARCNTIVRRRAKGSVLSLDQVLAGDDEVRARLRSGMYSAVVLYDERTPDPDAVKEDSTASLVLHALCGDATATRIYFLKGGYDRFFSEYPEFCLKAKSLPPLTSQSSVDSSCSSCGTPHHDQAGPVEILPFLYLGSALHASKKEVLDAIGISALLNVSSDCPNHFEGAYQYKCIPVEDNHKEDISCWFLEAIEFIDSVRDSSGRVLVHCQAGISRSATICLAYLMKRKRVRLDEAFEFVRRRRSIISPNFSFMGQLLQFESQLLATSCSAEAAATASPLLAPKTSSGVASAAATPTSPFIFNFPVSVVNSAYLHHSPLTTSPGC, via the exons ATGGAGGACGTGTGCGAGATGGAGTGTCCGGTGCTCAAGCGGCTCCTGAAGGAGGACGACGCCCGGTGCCTGCTGCTCGACTGCCGCTCCTTCCTCGCCTACAGCTCGGGGCACATCCGCGGGGCAGTCAACGCCCGCTGCAACACCATCGTGCGCCGCAGAGCCAAGGGCTCCGTGCTGAGCCTGGACCAGGTCCTGGCCGGGGACGACGAGGTGCGGGCCCGCCTGCGCTCGGGGATGTACTCGGCGGTCGTGCTGTACGACGAGAGGACGCCCGACCCGGACGCGGTGAAGGAGGACAGCACCGCCAGCCTGGTGCTGCACGCGCTGTGCGGGGACGCCACGGCCACGCGCATCTACTTTCTCAAAG gcgGCTACGACAGGTTCTTCTCCGAGTACCCCGAGTTCTGTTTGAAGGCAAAATCCTTGCCGCCGCTCACGAGCCAGTCCAGCGTGGACTCGTCCTGCTCGTCCTGCGGGACGCCGCACCACGACCAG gccGGGCCCGTCGAGATCCTCCCGTTCCTCTACCTGGGCAGCGCCCTGCACGCCTCCAAAAAGGAAGTCCTGGACGCCATCGGCATCTCGGCGCTGCTCAACGTGTCGTCCGACTGTCCCAACCACTTCGAAGGCGCGTACCAGTACAAATGCATCCCCGTGGAGGACAACCACAAAGAGGACATCAGCTGCTGGTTTCTGGAGGCCATTGAGTTCATCG ACTCCGTTCGGGACTCGAGCGGTCGCGTCCTGGTCCACTGCCAGGCGGGCATTTCCCGTTCGGCCACCATCTGCCTGGCCTACCTGATGAAGAGGAAGCGCGTGCGCCTGGACGAGGCGTTCGAGTTCGTGCGGCGGCGCCGCTCCATCATCTCGCCCAACTTCAGCTTCATGGGCCAGCTGCTGCAGTTCGAGTCCCAGCTGCTCGCCACCTCGTGCTCAGCCgaggccgccgccaccgccagcCCGCTGCTGGCGCCCAAGACGTCGTCGGGCGTGGCCTCGGCCGCGGCCACGCCCACCTCGCCCTTCATCTTCAACTTCCCCGTGTCAGTGGTGAACTCCGCCTACTTGCACCACAGCCCCCTCACCACCTCGCCAGGCTGCTGA